Proteins from a single region of Lysinibacillus sp. JNUCC-52:
- a CDS encoding YwqG family protein translates to MNKTINLSLPKELYPLRSEIESSLLPAIIISPAKRTTSLTESKFAGEPYLPYYQTLPKDITGESMRLLAQINFAEVPQIQGFPTQGILQFFISSNIFANAAYYKEDIFQQFYKVRFYPTVESNITMTTHHHQSHSSNNWFPINEELALQFHSTLEPVSALDYRAVHHLPSLIATLNYDVNLHEIYLQHFLGAGAKIGGYAYFLDEDIRHTSQLLQRYDVLLLQIDSNDEFGIMWADSGVGKFFINREKLLQQDFSDILFQWEYYS, encoded by the coding sequence ATGAACAAAACGATAAATTTGTCACTACCTAAAGAGCTCTACCCATTACGTTCTGAAATTGAAAGTTCGCTGCTTCCAGCGATTATTATTTCGCCAGCTAAACGAACAACTTCATTAACAGAAAGTAAATTTGCCGGTGAACCTTATTTACCATATTATCAAACACTTCCAAAAGACATTACTGGTGAATCTATGCGTTTATTAGCTCAAATAAATTTTGCAGAAGTACCGCAAATACAAGGTTTTCCTACACAAGGGATTTTGCAATTTTTTATATCATCTAATATTTTTGCCAATGCAGCGTATTATAAAGAAGATATTTTTCAACAGTTTTATAAGGTACGATTTTACCCGACAGTAGAATCCAACATTACTATGACAACACACCATCACCAATCACATTCCTCAAATAATTGGTTTCCTATTAATGAGGAGTTAGCATTACAATTCCACTCCACGTTAGAACCTGTTTCTGCGTTAGATTATCGAGCTGTGCATCATTTACCTAGCCTAATAGCTACTCTAAATTATGATGTTAATTTGCACGAAATATATTTACAGCATTTTTTAGGTGCAGGAGCAAAAATAGGTGGTTATGCATATTTTTTAGATGAGGACATTCGACATACGTCACAGCTCTTACAACGCTATGATGTCCTTTTACTACAGATTGATTCTAATGATGAGTTCGGTATTATGTGGGCAGATAGTGGCGTAGGGAAGTTTTTTATTAATCGTGAAAAACTGCTACAACAAGATTTTTCGGATATATTATTTCAATGGGAATATTATTCCTAA